One stretch of Streptomyces sp. NBC_00443 DNA includes these proteins:
- a CDS encoding FAD-binding oxidoreductase — MTATHHLNTPDLFALSEIHGPVLRPGDDGYADEVTGFNLAALHTPDVVVGATDVDDIVTALRWASATGTPVAVQSTGHGANFPIDHGLLISTARMTDVRIDPDRRLATVAAGAKWRHVMEATAPHGLAALSGTSTDAGAVGYTLGGGLPVLGRAYGYAADLVRSFQVATPDGTLYESDPDHEPELFWALRGGKGNVGVVTSMVCELLPLATILGGGIYSPGEHTEALLNAWADWTRTVPDEMCSTFSLLRLPPIPEIPEPLRGGFWARVAIAWPGDPAEGERLLAPIRAAAPVAVDMVEEMPYAALDRIHMEPQDPLPAREACALLRDLTPDAVSTFLSEVGPDVPDCPLLVVEMRHMGGALARPARLEDAICSRDANYLLESVGVLAAPPAAEAIERATRSLYTAMAPYGTGHTMINIHGTPGDPEDRARAWTPETYTRLTQDKSTYDPSNLLRFGHTVPI, encoded by the coding sequence ATGACCGCCACCCACCACCTCAACACCCCCGACCTCTTCGCCCTCTCCGAGATCCACGGCCCGGTCCTGCGCCCCGGAGACGACGGCTACGCCGACGAGGTCACCGGCTTCAACCTGGCCGCCCTGCACACACCCGACGTGGTCGTGGGCGCGACGGACGTCGACGACATCGTGACGGCACTGCGCTGGGCGTCGGCCACCGGCACTCCGGTCGCCGTCCAGTCGACGGGCCACGGCGCGAACTTCCCGATCGACCACGGCCTGCTGATCAGCACGGCCCGCATGACGGACGTACGCATCGACCCGGACCGGCGCCTCGCGACGGTCGCGGCCGGAGCGAAGTGGCGGCACGTCATGGAAGCGACCGCCCCGCACGGCCTGGCCGCCCTCTCCGGCACGTCCACGGACGCGGGCGCGGTCGGCTACACCCTGGGCGGCGGGCTCCCCGTCCTGGGCCGGGCCTACGGCTACGCGGCCGACCTGGTCCGCTCGTTCCAGGTGGCCACACCCGACGGCACCCTGTACGAGTCCGACCCCGACCACGAGCCGGAACTGTTCTGGGCGCTGCGCGGCGGCAAGGGCAATGTGGGCGTGGTGACCTCGATGGTCTGCGAGTTGCTGCCCTTGGCCACGATCCTCGGCGGAGGGATCTATTCCCCGGGCGAGCACACAGAGGCATTGCTGAACGCCTGGGCCGACTGGACCAGGACGGTCCCGGACGAGATGTGCAGCACCTTCTCCCTCCTCCGGCTCCCGCCCATACCGGAGATCCCCGAACCCCTGCGCGGCGGCTTCTGGGCCCGCGTCGCGATCGCCTGGCCCGGGGACCCGGCCGAGGGTGAGCGCCTGCTGGCCCCGATCCGCGCGGCGGCGCCGGTGGCGGTCGACATGGTGGAGGAGATGCCGTACGCGGCCCTTGACCGCATCCACATGGAACCGCAGGACCCGCTGCCGGCCCGCGAGGCATGCGCCCTGCTGCGCGATCTGACCCCCGACGCGGTCAGCACGTTCCTGTCCGAGGTGGGCCCGGACGTCCCCGACTGCCCCCTCCTCGTGGTCGAGATGCGCCACATGGGCGGCGCCCTCGCCCGGCCCGCCCGCCTGGAGGACGCGATCTGCTCCCGGGACGCGAACTATCTCCTGGAGTCGGTGGGCGTCCTGGCAGCCCCACCGGCAGCCGAGGCCATCGAGCGGGCCACGAGGTCCCTGTACACAGCGATGGCCCCCTACGGCACGGGCCACACAATGATCAACATCCACGGCACCCCCGGCGACCCCGAGGACCGAGCCCGAGCCTGGACTCCCGAGACCTACACCCGCCTGACCCAGGACAAATCCACCTACGACCCATCCAACCTGCTCCGCTTCGGCCACACGGTGCCGATATAG